From Bacillus pumilus, one genomic window encodes:
- a CDS encoding amino acid adenylation domain-containing protein — MSIQSVDSFPLTGAQSGIWYAQQLDPSNPIFNTAEYIDIKGYIDPIHFEAAIRKTVLEADSLYMRFVEDTDGPKQWFTSKKEIPFQYINLQYEKQPLDAAKAWMNADLSTPVSLEKDVLFREVLFQLADDRFIWYQRIHHIAIDGFAFSLIARRVAEVYSALSKGTPVPPQTFGALHDVVQEEITYQQSNRYEDDRAFWKNRFADQPEIVSLAELAPRTSDDFIRKTASYDAEKVSKMKKIAQTFGCTWHEMILAASALYMHRMTGAHDIVLGLPVMMRLGSCALQTPGMVMNLVPLRLTCKPEMTLSALVRQVSDELKAIRPHQRYRHEDMRRDFKLIGRNQRLFGPQINIMPFDYDLMFDQSIGQAHNLSAGPVDDLSINIYDRADGNGFQIDFDANPAVYKEQAVDAHQHRFLQLLEEITGLEQDQTISQFNLLLSKEKENILKHWNDTKRELPKESLRELFEKQVSKTPQAKAIQFEGTTLTYEELNQRVNQLAHYLKRHGIGPEQFVAIALPRSIDMVVSLLAVVKTGAAYLPLDPDYPSDRVAYMLNDAKPACLLTVKETADRLDHPHIVQLNDSTVYQEIVGSPHLNPTWNEGSPHHPAYILYTSGSTGKPKGVVVTKRNVINFILSMQDSFLLDQGDQLLAVTTIAFDISGLEMFLPLLHGAALLLAKKEIIQEPAKLSDMIRSHHVTIMQATPTLWHVLADEYPDVITGMRVLVGGEALPASLLHTLQSLQCDITNLYGPTETTIWSTMENVTAHQENSGPPIGKPIWNTSIYILDEGLNPVPAGSIGELYIAGEGVSRGYLGRYDLTAERFVADPFGTKGTRMYRTGDLARWHEDGSIDYISRADHQIKIRGFRIELGEIETVIMQHPSIKHTSVIVREDQPGQQLLCAYVVLTDGTSLHPSELRQFVAASLPDYMVPSAVVVLPELPLTPNGKIDRKALPAPNMSLVSSERTPRTPQEDMLCSLFAETLGLSQIGIDDSFFDLGGHSLLAARLLRRIRDTLGADLSMSTIFESPRVAELAQHIDKAKDIRPPLQVENKPDEIPLSFAQKRLWFLHCLEGPSPTYNIPLVIQLTGTLDQKALIGALADITEKHETLRTIFPNKNGMPRQVILHPKSVQPELHVTASSDQQIENQLNEAIRYSFKIEEEPALRADLFMLDANRSVLLLLLHHIAGDGWSLAPLTRDLAAAYEARIQGKSLSLPAEPVQYADYAIWQQKLLGSEEETDSLFAKQLSYWTGALHDLPEELELPYDFPRPQKGSFNGATIDFTIEPALHQLLLELAKQHQVSLFMVLQASLAALLTRLGAGTDIPIGSPIAGRNDDALDDIVGLFVNTLVLRTNTAGNPTFSELLKRVRDVDLAAYEHQDLPFERLVEILNPTRSRSRNPLFQVMLAFQNTPKAEMKLTQLDSDLYVKPVGSAKFDLTIELTEQRTETGSAAGLTGLFEFSTDVFKQSTIRAIADRMKRFLTEVAERPHLPIGQVNILSDKERQTFLPDKKTFAQLDQAPSLPALFEKTAQQYPVRVAVTDGNQQLTYEELNNKANRLAHLLIERGVGPEQFVALALPRSIDMLVSLLAVHKAGAAYVPLDPDYPADRLAYMIQDAKPVCSITTKADAVHLPADCDLILLDEKETSDQLLTTPNHNPADIDRIEPLSSLHPAYIIYTSGSTGKPKGVVIPHQNVIRLLTSTAHWFHFDEEDVWTMFHSYAFDFSVWEIWGPLLYGGRLVIVPHTISRSPDEMLQLLVEEGVTVLNQTPSAFYQLMQIDKEQQTLGQALSLRYVIFGGEALELSRLEDWYSRHPDCKPKLINMYGITETTVHVTYNILNRDMIAKKSSSLIGEPIPDLHVYVLDEYLQPVPPGTTGEMYVAGAGLARGYLSRPDLTSDRFPADPYGAPGTRMYRTGDLARWTEEGALDYIGRADHQIKIRGFRIELGEIEAVLARHDAVAQVAVIMREDQPGDKRLVAYIVTTEEDCFDTETLRHFAAASLPDYMVPAAYVQIDTMPLTANGKLDQKSLPAPQLHIKQTDGRGPRNPKEEILCHLFEEVLDLPKISIDDRFFDIGGHSLLAVRLISRIRDALGVKLSIGTLFEAPNVASLAEKLETGSDENALEILLPLRTNGERYPLFCVHPAGGLSWCYAGLLNTLEKDIPIYGLQARGIARKDDYPRTLDDMAADYIKHIQTIQPKGPYHLLGWSLGGNVVQAIATQLQQQGEEISLVAMLDAYPNHFLPIKEAPDEEEALIALLALGGYDPDTLTDEPLTMKSAVDILKKDGSALASLSEDAIRNLKETYVNSVRLLGEYQPKTYHGDILFFRSTIIPDWFTPIDPEAWAPYINGKIEQHDIHCRHKDMCQPKPLAEIGVILDNTLHRVKQKH; from the coding sequence TTGTCGATCCAGTCAGTCGATTCATTCCCACTAACCGGTGCCCAATCAGGCATATGGTATGCGCAGCAGCTTGATCCATCTAATCCCATTTTCAATACAGCTGAGTATATAGATATTAAAGGTTATATTGACCCCATACACTTTGAAGCAGCCATTAGAAAGACTGTCTTAGAAGCAGATTCCTTGTATATGCGCTTCGTTGAGGATACTGACGGTCCAAAGCAATGGTTTACATCTAAGAAGGAGATTCCATTTCAATATATCAATTTACAATATGAAAAACAGCCGCTTGATGCGGCTAAAGCATGGATGAATGCAGATCTTTCAACACCAGTCTCTTTAGAGAAAGATGTATTATTCCGTGAAGTACTTTTTCAACTTGCTGACGACCGATTTATCTGGTATCAGCGCATTCATCACATTGCCATTGATGGATTCGCCTTTTCGCTCATTGCACGCCGTGTTGCTGAGGTCTATTCAGCCCTATCGAAAGGGACACCTGTGCCTCCTCAAACATTTGGAGCCTTACATGACGTAGTCCAAGAGGAGATCACCTATCAACAGTCCAATCGGTATGAAGATGATCGAGCGTTTTGGAAAAATCGCTTTGCTGATCAACCTGAAATTGTGAGCCTTGCTGAGCTTGCCCCAAGAACTTCAGATGATTTTATCCGAAAAACCGCTAGCTATGATGCCGAAAAGGTAAGCAAAATGAAAAAAATTGCTCAAACTTTCGGTTGTACCTGGCATGAAATGATTCTTGCCGCATCCGCTCTATATATGCATCGTATGACTGGTGCACACGATATTGTTTTAGGATTGCCTGTTATGATGCGCCTTGGATCTTGCGCCTTGCAAACACCCGGAATGGTCATGAACCTAGTACCGCTTCGTTTAACATGCAAACCAGAAATGACGCTCTCAGCACTTGTTCGCCAAGTATCTGATGAACTGAAAGCCATTCGGCCTCATCAAAGATATCGTCACGAAGACATGCGGAGAGACTTTAAACTCATCGGAAGAAATCAACGATTATTCGGCCCACAGATCAATATCATGCCATTTGATTATGATCTCATGTTCGATCAGAGCATTGGTCAAGCACATAATCTTTCAGCAGGACCCGTAGATGATTTATCGATCAACATATACGACCGCGCGGACGGGAACGGATTTCAAATCGACTTTGATGCAAACCCTGCCGTTTACAAAGAGCAAGCAGTTGACGCTCATCAGCATCGTTTTCTTCAATTGCTCGAGGAAATAACTGGACTAGAACAAGATCAGACAATCAGTCAATTCAACCTTCTTTTGTCTAAAGAAAAAGAGAACATCCTCAAGCACTGGAATGATACAAAACGAGAATTACCAAAAGAATCTTTACGGGAACTATTTGAAAAACAAGTCAGCAAAACACCACAAGCAAAAGCAATACAGTTTGAAGGAACCACTTTGACCTACGAAGAGTTAAATCAACGGGTAAATCAATTAGCTCATTATTTGAAAAGGCATGGCATTGGACCAGAACAATTTGTCGCAATTGCTCTGCCTCGATCCATCGATATGGTCGTAAGTCTGTTGGCCGTCGTCAAAACAGGAGCCGCATATCTGCCATTAGACCCTGATTACCCTAGCGATCGTGTCGCCTATATGCTAAATGATGCCAAACCAGCGTGCTTGCTCACAGTCAAAGAGACAGCAGACCGTTTGGACCATCCACACATCGTTCAACTGAATGATTCAACTGTTTATCAGGAGATCGTAGGCAGCCCGCATCTCAATCCGACCTGGAACGAAGGCTCTCCACATCACCCGGCTTACATCCTCTACACGTCAGGATCGACAGGCAAACCAAAGGGTGTTGTTGTAACGAAACGAAATGTGATCAACTTTATATTGTCCATGCAAGATTCATTTTTATTAGATCAAGGAGACCAGCTTTTAGCGGTAACGACCATTGCCTTTGATATTTCCGGGCTAGAAATGTTCCTCCCACTCTTACATGGGGCTGCTCTTTTATTGGCAAAAAAAGAAATCATACAAGAGCCAGCAAAGCTTTCAGACATGATTCGTTCTCATCATGTCACAATCATGCAGGCAACACCAACGTTGTGGCATGTATTGGCAGATGAATACCCTGACGTGATAACAGGTATGCGTGTTCTTGTTGGAGGAGAAGCACTCCCTGCTTCCCTTTTGCACACATTGCAATCTCTTCAATGCGACATTACCAATTTGTACGGACCTACAGAAACGACGATCTGGTCTACGATGGAAAATGTCACAGCACATCAAGAGAATAGCGGGCCGCCAATTGGCAAACCCATTTGGAATACGAGTATTTACATTTTAGATGAAGGGCTAAACCCTGTCCCAGCAGGATCAATCGGTGAACTTTATATTGCAGGTGAAGGAGTATCCAGAGGATATCTTGGACGATATGATTTAACGGCTGAACGTTTTGTGGCTGATCCATTCGGTACAAAAGGCACGAGAATGTATCGTACTGGTGATTTAGCCAGATGGCATGAGGATGGTTCAATTGATTATATCAGCCGTGCCGATCATCAAATTAAAATCCGCGGCTTCCGTATTGAACTAGGTGAAATCGAAACCGTGATTATGCAACACCCATCCATAAAGCATACATCTGTTATCGTTCGTGAGGATCAACCTGGACAACAGCTGCTTTGTGCGTATGTTGTGCTGACAGATGGCACTTCTCTGCACCCTTCAGAGCTCAGGCAGTTTGTGGCTGCATCACTTCCTGATTACATGGTGCCTTCTGCTGTTGTCGTTTTGCCAGAACTTCCACTTACACCAAACGGCAAAATCGATCGCAAAGCATTACCAGCACCAAATATGTCTTTAGTTAGTTCTGAGCGTACACCTAGAACACCCCAAGAAGACATGTTATGTAGTTTATTTGCAGAAACCCTTGGCCTATCTCAAATTGGCATAGATGATAGTTTCTTTGACTTAGGCGGACATTCCTTACTCGCCGCTCGTCTGCTTAGACGTATACGCGATACACTTGGTGCAGACCTAAGCATGAGTACCATTTTTGAATCACCTCGAGTTGCTGAGCTTGCGCAGCACATTGACAAAGCGAAGGACATTCGGCCGCCGCTTCAGGTAGAAAACAAGCCAGATGAGATTCCGTTATCCTTTGCCCAAAAACGGCTCTGGTTCCTTCATTGCCTTGAAGGGCCAAGTCCAACTTACAATATCCCACTTGTCATTCAGCTGACAGGTACACTAGATCAAAAAGCTCTAATTGGTGCATTGGCAGATATCACTGAAAAACATGAAACCCTTAGAACCATTTTTCCAAATAAGAACGGCATGCCAAGACAGGTCATTTTACATCCAAAAAGTGTTCAGCCTGAACTCCATGTCACAGCTTCAAGCGATCAACAAATTGAGAATCAGTTAAACGAAGCCATTCGCTATAGCTTTAAGATTGAAGAAGAACCCGCACTGCGAGCAGATTTATTCATGCTTGATGCAAATCGATCCGTACTGCTTCTATTGCTGCATCACATCGCTGGTGACGGCTGGTCACTTGCACCATTGACACGAGACTTAGCTGCTGCTTACGAAGCACGTATACAAGGGAAATCACTCTCCTTGCCAGCCGAACCTGTTCAATATGCTGACTATGCTATTTGGCAGCAGAAGCTGTTGGGCAGTGAAGAAGAGACGGATAGTCTATTTGCCAAGCAACTAAGCTATTGGACAGGTGCCTTACATGACCTGCCAGAAGAACTGGAGCTTCCCTATGACTTCCCGCGTCCACAGAAAGGAAGCTTCAACGGTGCTACGATAGACTTTACGATTGAGCCCGCTTTACACCAGCTGCTCCTTGAGCTTGCAAAGCAGCATCAAGTGAGTTTGTTCATGGTGCTTCAAGCATCACTTGCAGCATTACTGACACGCCTTGGGGCGGGGACAGATATCCCAATTGGCAGTCCAATTGCTGGACGGAATGACGATGCACTTGACGACATTGTGGGATTGTTTGTGAACACACTAGTATTACGTACAAATACAGCTGGTAATCCAACCTTTAGTGAGCTATTGAAGCGAGTTCGAGACGTTGACTTAGCAGCCTATGAGCATCAGGATCTGCCATTTGAACGGCTAGTCGAAATCCTAAATCCAACCCGATCCAGATCACGCAATCCATTGTTCCAGGTCATGCTTGCCTTCCAAAATACACCGAAGGCGGAAATGAAGCTGACACAACTTGACTCAGATCTCTACGTGAAACCAGTAGGGTCAGCTAAATTTGATCTGACCATCGAATTGACAGAACAAAGAACTGAAACTGGATCAGCAGCAGGATTAACAGGTTTGTTTGAATTCAGTACAGATGTATTTAAACAAAGCACCATTCGAGCAATCGCTGACAGAATGAAGCGCTTTTTAACAGAAGTAGCTGAGCGCCCACACCTGCCGATTGGTCAAGTGAACATTTTGTCGGATAAAGAACGACAAACATTTCTCCCTGACAAAAAGACATTCGCTCAGTTAGACCAAGCACCTAGTCTCCCAGCCTTATTTGAAAAAACGGCGCAGCAATACCCTGTTCGAGTGGCTGTAACGGATGGCAATCAACAGCTTACCTATGAAGAGTTAAACAACAAAGCCAATCGTCTTGCTCATTTATTAATAGAAAGAGGCGTTGGACCAGAACAGTTCGTTGCACTTGCCCTGCCTAGATCAATCGATATGCTCGTAAGCTTATTAGCCGTTCATAAAGCAGGCGCAGCCTATGTTCCGCTTGATCCTGACTATCCAGCAGACAGGCTGGCATACATGATACAAGATGCCAAACCCGTTTGCAGCATCACAACAAAAGCAGATGCAGTGCATCTCCCTGCTGATTGTGATTTGATTTTGTTAGACGAAAAAGAAACGAGCGATCAATTGCTGACTACGCCAAATCACAATCCGGCTGATATAGACAGAATTGAGCCACTATCTTCTCTGCATCCGGCCTATATTATTTATACATCCGGTTCTACAGGGAAACCAAAAGGAGTGGTCATCCCACACCAAAATGTCATCCGTCTTCTGACATCTACTGCACATTGGTTCCATTTTGATGAAGAAGATGTTTGGACAATGTTTCATTCGTATGCCTTTGATTTTTCAGTATGGGAAATATGGGGACCACTTTTATATGGAGGTCGACTTGTCATTGTACCTCATACCATCTCTCGCTCTCCAGACGAGATGCTGCAGCTTCTAGTCGAGGAAGGTGTGACTGTGCTTAATCAAACACCTTCTGCCTTCTATCAGCTCATGCAGATAGACAAGGAACAACAGACACTTGGTCAAGCATTATCACTCCGCTATGTCATCTTTGGCGGTGAAGCATTAGAGCTTAGCAGATTAGAAGATTGGTACAGCCGTCACCCAGACTGTAAGCCAAAGCTAATTAACATGTACGGCATTACAGAAACCACCGTACACGTTACGTACAATATACTCAATCGAGACATGATCGCAAAGAAATCCAGTAGCTTAATAGGCGAACCGATTCCTGATCTACACGTTTACGTACTAGATGAATACCTACAACCTGTTCCCCCTGGGACGACAGGTGAAATGTATGTAGCTGGAGCTGGCTTGGCAAGAGGTTATCTAAGCAGGCCTGACCTGACCTCAGATCGATTCCCTGCCGACCCTTATGGAGCACCTGGCACAAGGATGTATCGTACAGGTGACCTCGCACGCTGGACAGAAGAAGGGGCACTTGATTACATTGGCAGAGCTGATCATCAAATTAAAATACGCGGGTTTAGGATTGAACTTGGAGAAATCGAAGCCGTTCTGGCACGCCACGATGCAGTTGCACAAGTTGCCGTCATTATGCGAGAGGATCAGCCTGGTGACAAACGCTTAGTCGCATATATCGTAACAACTGAAGAAGACTGTTTCGATACAGAGACCCTTCGTCATTTTGCCGCAGCCAGTCTTCCTGATTACATGGTGCCTGCGGCATATGTACAGATTGATACCATGCCACTTACAGCAAACGGGAAGCTTGATCAAAAATCACTGCCGGCACCTCAATTGCATATAAAGCAAACGGATGGCCGCGGCCCAAGAAATCCGAAGGAGGAAATCCTATGTCATCTCTTTGAAGAGGTGCTTGATTTGCCAAAAATCAGCATTGACGATCGCTTTTTTGACATTGGCGGGCATTCCTTACTTGCGGTTCGTTTAATCAGCCGCATTCGTGATGCACTTGGTGTCAAACTAAGCATCGGAACGTTGTTTGAAGCACCAAATGTTGCAAGTTTGGCAGAGAAACTAGAAACAGGAAGCGATGAAAACGCACTAGAAATCTTGCTGCCACTACGAACAAATGGAGAAAGATATCCTCTCTTCTGTGTTCACCCAGCAGGTGGTCTTAGCTGGTGCTATGCTGGTCTCTTGAATACATTAGAGAAAGACATCCCTATTTATGGATTACAGGCACGAGGAATCGCAAGAAAAGATGACTACCCGCGCACACTAGATGATATGGCTGCGGATTATATCAAGCACATCCAAACGATTCAGCCAAAAGGCCCTTATCATCTTCTTGGCTGGTCACTAGGCGGAAACGTTGTACAGGCAATAGCTACACAGCTCCAGCAGCAAGGTGAAGAAATCTCACTCGTTGCGATGCTGGATGCCTATCCGAACCATTTCTTACCGATTAAAGAAGCACCTGATGAAGAAGAAGCACTAATCGCTCTTCTTGCGCTCGGCGGTTATGATCCAGATACCTTAACAGATGAACCGCTCACAATGAAAAGTGCCGTCGACATCTTGAAAAAAGATGGCAGTGCACTAGCAAGCTTAAGTGAAGATGCCATTAGAAATCTAAAAGAAACCTATGTCAATTCAGTTCGATTGCTCGGAGAATATCAGCCAAAAACTTATCATGGAGACATATTATTCTTTAGATCTACCATTATCCCAGATTGGTTTACACCAATTGATCCCGAAGCATGGGCACCTTATATCAACGGAAAAATTGAACAGCACGACATTCATTGCCGGCACAAAGACATGTGCCAGCCTAAACCCCTAGCAGAAATTGGTGTCATCTTAGACAACACACTGCATCGGGTCAAACAAAAGCACTAA
- a CDS encoding MbtH family protein, producing the protein MTNPFDREDGVFLVLVNEQGQHSLWPSFAPVPDGWEKVFGEDTRNACIDYIQTHWQDLRPLSLTKEPALAHGKTE; encoded by the coding sequence ATGACAAATCCCTTTGATCGTGAAGACGGTGTCTTTCTTGTGCTTGTCAATGAACAAGGACAGCATTCACTTTGGCCATCATTTGCACCAGTGCCAGATGGATGGGAAAAGGTCTTTGGTGAAGACACTAGAAATGCCTGCATCGATTATATCCAGACACACTGGCAGGACTTACGGCCTTTAAGCTTAACAAAAGAACCTGCCCTAGCACATGGAAAAACGGAATAA
- a CDS encoding AraC family transcriptional regulator produces the protein MGNNNQLRTMANAEQFIYRLTYTEKINNAELPHTEQQLSDTFCLLFSISGSGLLTLNDQKWRLKNLTLYTIMPGETFMLKTEPYQKHELYLLRFQLYTLQDQNIGEVSTEHARSLLNVWQFIDISSIEQIHSLLPEMTEEWKRPESISFFRSQTLFQQLIMQLFTLHKEDICDTAHALFKTKQYIDQHSEEPLSLTSLSHMARISANHYSELFKKHFDVSVTDYITKKRMARAKQLMAKSNAKLKDIALEIGYQDPYYFSRIFKKKTGMTPSAYMKSRQRKIAAYGHSILGQLTPIHIIPYAAPLHPKWTAHDFKHHAEEIPIHLSAHRINEHAEANLQQLKETKPELIIANDHVTEEEKQVLKTICPVHFVPFTQLNWRAQFRQTAMFLNEAKEAEEWLLHYEEIVIQAKKACLVDHPPKTVLPLRIFQDQLYLSVNRTMSEVIFHDIGLLPAFQNDGQLIEKKISIRSIQQLDPDAIFLFLHKEPKTIAFYQKLKQQEAWQNLKAVSQQAVYPLASDPWREYTAASHQRVIQDLLSFFP, from the coding sequence ATGGGAAATAACAATCAATTACGTACAATGGCAAATGCCGAACAATTCATCTATCGATTAACATATACTGAAAAAATAAATAATGCAGAGCTTCCGCATACGGAGCAACAGCTATCAGATACATTCTGCCTCCTCTTCAGCATAAGCGGCAGCGGTTTACTCACATTGAACGATCAAAAATGGCGATTGAAAAATCTGACACTCTATACGATCATGCCTGGGGAAACATTTATGTTGAAAACAGAGCCTTATCAAAAACACGAGCTCTATCTGCTTCGCTTTCAGCTCTACACACTGCAAGATCAAAACATAGGAGAAGTATCAACTGAACATGCCCGTTCTTTACTGAATGTATGGCAATTTATCGATATTAGCTCGATTGAACAAATTCATTCTTTACTGCCTGAAATGACAGAGGAATGGAAAAGACCTGAATCCATTAGCTTTTTTAGAAGCCAAACTCTTTTTCAACAGCTCATTATGCAGCTTTTCACACTGCATAAAGAAGATATTTGTGACACGGCACATGCCCTTTTCAAAACAAAACAATATATTGATCAACATTCCGAAGAACCCCTCAGCCTTACAAGTCTATCTCATATGGCTCGCATCAGCGCCAATCATTACAGTGAGCTATTTAAAAAGCATTTTGATGTGAGTGTCACTGATTATATCACCAAGAAAAGGATGGCTAGAGCCAAACAGTTAATGGCAAAAAGCAATGCAAAGCTCAAAGACATTGCACTGGAAATCGGCTATCAAGATCCCTATTACTTTAGCCGCATCTTTAAGAAAAAAACTGGCATGACCCCTTCTGCTTATATGAAAAGCCGTCAGCGGAAAATTGCAGCCTATGGTCATTCCATACTCGGTCAGCTCACACCAATTCATATCATCCCATATGCTGCCCCTCTTCATCCTAAATGGACAGCACATGATTTTAAGCATCATGCAGAAGAAATTCCGATTCACCTGAGTGCACATCGTATCAACGAGCACGCTGAAGCCAATTTACAGCAATTAAAGGAAACAAAACCTGAGCTGATCATTGCCAATGATCATGTGACAGAGGAAGAAAAACAAGTGTTGAAAACCATCTGTCCTGTTCACTTTGTTCCATTCACACAATTGAATTGGCGCGCTCAATTCAGACAAACAGCTATGTTCCTGAACGAAGCGAAGGAAGCAGAAGAATGGTTGCTTCATTACGAGGAAATCGTCATTCAAGCGAAAAAGGCATGCCTTGTTGATCATCCACCAAAAACCGTCCTGCCTCTTCGTATCTTTCAAGATCAGCTCTACTTGTCTGTAAATCGCACCATGTCAGAAGTGATTTTTCATGACATTGGTCTTCTGCCAGCTTTTCAGAATGATGGTCAGCTAATAGAAAAAAAAATCAGCATTCGCTCCATACAACAGCTAGACCCAGACGCCATCTTCCTCTTCTTGCATAAGGAGCCAAAAACCATTGCATTTTATCAAAAGTTAAAGCAACAGGAGGCTTGGCAAAATCTCAAGGCTGTGAGTCAACAAGCAGTCTATCCACTCGCTTCTGACCCTTGGCGTGAATACACAGCAGCCAGTCATCAACGAGTCATTCAGGACCTTTTATCTTTTTTTCCGTAA
- a CDS encoding ABC transporter substrate-binding protein: MKKWLALLTLCIMTITTAACGATENKPASNTAKSKSAEATETKINYLDQTYKLKTPVKRIVIAGSLESMEDAKLLGIQPIGASTVGGTFPELFKDITAKTEGIGEKTEPNLEKILKLKPDVILGSTKFPPATIKKLDKVQTTIPVSHVSSDWESNLLLLGTLTGKSEEAKNIISDYQKDLKQAKETLKDKSNNKTAVILRIRQGDLYVYPEDVYFNSTLYGDLGFSAPSDIKKAKAQAMISMERLGELNPDYIFVQFSKAENSSNPNALKDLEQNKIWTSLKAVKNGHINANVVDPMLQGGTALSKTTFLDKAVKWLEKNN, encoded by the coding sequence ATGAAAAAATGGTTAGCATTGCTTACCCTTTGTATCATGACGATCACCACAGCAGCCTGTGGTGCTACAGAAAATAAACCTGCTTCAAACACAGCCAAAAGCAAGTCAGCTGAAGCAACAGAAACAAAAATCAATTACTTAGATCAAACGTACAAGCTCAAAACACCAGTGAAACGAATCGTCATTGCTGGAAGCCTAGAATCAATGGAAGATGCAAAATTACTTGGTATCCAACCTATTGGTGCTTCTACCGTAGGCGGCACATTCCCTGAATTATTTAAAGACATCACAGCGAAAACAGAAGGCATCGGTGAAAAAACAGAACCAAACCTAGAGAAAATCTTAAAACTAAAACCAGACGTGATACTCGGATCAACAAAGTTCCCGCCTGCAACAATTAAAAAACTGGATAAAGTCCAAACGACGATCCCAGTATCCCATGTCTCTTCTGACTGGGAAAGCAATCTTTTATTGCTCGGTACACTGACTGGAAAGAGTGAAGAAGCCAAAAACATCATTTCTGATTATCAGAAAGATCTCAAACAAGCGAAAGAAACCCTGAAAGACAAAAGCAACAACAAAACAGCTGTCATTTTGCGCATTAGACAGGGCGACCTGTACGTGTATCCAGAAGACGTATACTTCAACTCAACCTTATATGGGGACTTAGGATTTTCAGCACCAAGTGATATCAAAAAAGCCAAAGCACAAGCGATGATTTCGATGGAGCGCCTGGGCGAACTAAATCCTGACTATATTTTTGTTCAGTTCTCTAAAGCGGAAAACTCATCGAATCCAAACGCATTGAAGGACTTAGAGCAAAATAAAATTTGGACAAGCCTAAAAGCTGTGAAAAATGGGCACATCAATGCAAATGTCGTTGATCCTATGCTTCAAGGAGGAACAGCACTAAGCAAAACAACCTTCCTTGATAAAGCTGTCAAATGGTTAGAGAAAAACAACTAA
- a CDS encoding alpha/beta hydrolase, translating into MNGTFLYDEFNGRQLDIYLPQDTSIDVPAVFVQDGSSLFRTHLLEIERMIEANTISPIIIVGIHPFNRLDEYTPWKASSLRSEFPDFNGEAQTYMSFLANDLLPYIKREYPVKQTCHQHSHVGASLGGLFAIYTLLMHPALFKNIASISGSFWYQDFLPFAKQQSIQCVEHLVYLSVGSEEGKGKTSAQQHMPLFNKQLHDLLLQKGMQDWQLQYHIEQGEGHHLKQFQKNFLSAIKWFYKREL; encoded by the coding sequence ATGAACGGAACGTTTCTATATGACGAGTTTAATGGGCGTCAGCTTGATATTTACCTTCCACAGGACACCTCTATTGATGTTCCAGCTGTCTTTGTACAAGATGGCTCTTCTTTGTTTAGAACACACCTGCTAGAGATCGAAAGAATGATCGAAGCCAATACCATCTCGCCAATCATCATTGTCGGCATACACCCCTTCAATCGACTTGATGAATATACACCATGGAAGGCGTCATCACTGCGTTCTGAGTTTCCTGACTTTAATGGCGAGGCACAGACGTATATGTCATTTTTAGCAAATGACTTGCTCCCATATATCAAAAGAGAATATCCAGTCAAGCAGACCTGTCATCAACATAGTCACGTAGGTGCTTCATTAGGTGGACTATTTGCTATTTATACCCTATTGATGCACCCTGCCCTTTTTAAAAACATCGCATCTATCTCTGGGTCATTTTGGTATCAAGATTTTCTACCGTTTGCTAAACAACAAAGCATTCAGTGTGTGGAGCACCTTGTCTATTTATCTGTAGGCAGTGAAGAAGGTAAAGGCAAAACATCTGCTCAACAGCACATGCCTTTATTCAACAAACAACTACATGACCTTTTATTACAGAAAGGGATGCAGGATTGGCAGCTGCAATATCACATCGAACAAGGGGAGGGCCATCATCTGAAACA